TCTCCATTGTTGGTACGCAATGTAGGTAGCTATTATTGCAATCACTGGCGTGAGCAATGCCTATAAAATTTCAATTGCTACCATACAATCAATAGCTCACTAAAGGGTAGCCTAAAGCTTTACCTCTATATGCGCCAGCCTCCTCATCTCATCGAGCCAAATCTCATACCTGTCGTCCATAAACCTGTCATAGAGCGCGTTCCTGATTTTACGGTCCACCTCTTCGATCGACAGGGCTTCCCTCCCCTTTCGGTCCAGGAGTTGTACTATGGCGACGCCGGAGGACGTTCGCACCGGGGGGCTTATACCACCCGTCTCAAGTACCATCGCGGCATCTTCGATGGCGCCGTCGAGCTCTCCCGTATTTACATATCCAAGGTCCCCGCCCTCGGCCGCAGCCGTACCGTCGGAGTAGAGGCTGGCCACCCTGGAGAACTCCTCGCCGTTTTCGAGCTCTTCCTGCACGGTCTTAAGCCTCCTCTCGACTATCCCCATGTCGTCCCCGGAGAGGAGGATAAGCCTTATCCTGTAGGATGAGGCCCCGTAGAACTTCTCCCTGTTCTGGATATAGTATTCCTCTATATCCTCCTGCTTTACCTGTATCCTGGAACGGAACCGCCTGGAGATGAACTTTACCTGCCTTATCTGCTCGCGGAGCTGCTCCTTGTAGTCGTTATACGTAAGTCCGTTCTCGGCCAGGGCCAGCATGAGCTCGTCGCCGGAGATTTTGTTATCCCTTTTGACGTCCTCGACGGCGTTCTCTATTTCCCTATCGCTCACCTCTATGCCGACCATGTCAGCGGCCTGCTTCATGAGTTTCTTCTCTATGAGCTCGTCGAGGACCCTGCTCCTGGTCCCGACGAGGTCCTCTCCCTGCCTGGACCCTCCCCCCCTGAGTCCGCCGAGCTCTACCGCGGTAGCCGCCTCCAGCTCCGAGAACGTTATTACGCTGTCGTTCACGACGGCCACTATCCGGTCCACCAGTTCGGCGAATGCCGGAGAGGGGGCGAAAAGAAGCGCCAGGGCCATAAGCCACGGCGCGGCACGCGGGCCGCCGGTCCTTAAAGCAGGGCCTCGTTTATCTCTACCGTTGTGTTCTCTTTCAGCGATGTCAACCATTTGTCGAACTCCTTACCGGCCTCCTCCAGCCTGAGCCTTTCCATTATATCGTCCTTGACGTCCTTAAAACCAAGCTTGCGCCCCTTCTTTTTCTCCTCGACCTTGAATATGTGGTAGCCGTAGGGGGACTTGACCACCTTGCTTATCCTGCCCGGCTTGAGAGAGAAGACGGCCGCTTCGAACTCCTCGGGCATGTCCCCCTTGCCGAAGAACCCCAGGTCCCCGCCGTCCCTGGCCTCGGGGCTTACCGAGACCTCCTCGGCCAACCCCGCGAACTTCTCTTTCCTGAGCCTCTTTTTGACCTCCTTCGCGTCCTCCTCGGTATTTACCGTTATCATCCTAACGCGGACCTGCTCGGGGACTTCGTACTCGCTTATATTCTCATCGTAGTACGCCCTGGCCGTCTCCTCGGTTATCTCTATCTTCGTGCCTATCACGCTAC
The genomic region above belongs to Thermodesulfobacteriota bacterium and contains:
- a CDS encoding peptidylprolyl isomerase, giving the protein MVDIAEREHNGRDKRGPALRTGGPRAAPWLMALALLFAPSPAFAELVDRIVAVVNDSVITFSELEAATAVELGGLRGGGSRQGEDLVGTRSRVLDELIEKKLMKQAADMVGIEVSDREIENAVEDVKRDNKISGDELMLALAENGLTYNDYKEQLREQIRQVKFISRRFRSRIQVKQEDIEEYYIQNREKFYGASSYRIRLILLSGDDMGIVERRLKTVQEELENGEEFSRVASLYSDGTAAAEGGDLGYVNTGELDGAIEDAAMVLETGGISPPVRTSSGVAIVQLLDRKGREALSIEEVDRKIRNALYDRFMDDRYEIWLDEMRRLAHIEVKL
- a CDS encoding peptidyl-prolyl cis-trans isomerase, which codes for MALNTDIVRPLAYALLLLPLVAGYGCERGPEQERKEEVVLTVGSRSVTTVEFRDYMKGLLPEGTEDIGEEDLKELKRGVLNQMVEEELILQEAERLGTGVTAEEFSQEVMMVRHGYGEEEFKKAVAAKYSTMDKWKEEIRRKVLIRKVVSSVIGTKIEITEETARAYYDENISEYEVPEQVRVRMITVNTEEDAKEVKKRLRKEKFAGLAEEVSVSPEARDGGDLGFFGKGDMPEEFEAAVFSLKPGRISKVVKSPYGYHIFKVEEKKKGRKLGFKDVKDDIMERLRLEEAGKEFDKWLTSLKENTTVEINEALL